One window of the Cryptomeria japonica chromosome 7, Sugi_1.0, whole genome shotgun sequence genome contains the following:
- the LOC131057314 gene encoding S-norcoclaurine synthase 1 isoform X2 — protein sequence MASSANHAAESFRNPFQNTFIPVDSVQELALKKPNDIPQRYIRSEDERPSLTPLPSLLTVPVIDMGKFLLHSDDHERQKEMGILSKACIEWGFFQVVNHGIPHSLIDRIRGVANEFFSLSLEEKQKYAPQGGDPQGYGNMFVVDENQKLDWGDVMALSLMPEKIVNLALWPTTPRDLR from the exons ATGGCTTCCTCTGCAAACCATGCCGCTGAATCTTTTAGAAATCCATTCCAGAATACCTTTATTCCTGTGGACAGTGTGCAGGAGCTTGCACTTAAGAAACCCAATGATATTCCACAGAGATACATCAGATCAGAAGACGAGAGGCCATCTTTAACACCACTTCCTTCTCTCTTGACAGTTCCTGTCATAGACATGGGAAAGTTTCTCTTGCACTCTGACGACCATGAAAGACAGAAGGAGATGGGCATTCTTTCTAAGGCTTGCATAGAGTGGGGCTTCTTTCAG GTTGTGAACCATGGAATTCCGCATTCTTTGATAGATCGGATCAGAGGAGTGGCTAATGAGTTCTTTAGTCTTTCCTTAGAAGAGAAGCAAAAGTATGCTCCACAAGGAGGAGATCCTCAAGGATACGGTAATATGTTTGTGGTTGATGAAAATCAGAAGTTGGACTGGGGTGATGTGATGGCTTTGTCACTTATGCCTGAAAAGATTGTCAACTTGGCTCTGTGGCCAACTACACCACGGGATCTCAG